AGATGCAATGGGCAGTAAGCAATAACCCTAAGGAGGAAAACAATGCAAATTCACGTTGTAGAGTCAGGTCAGTCGCTGTTTCGAATTGCTCAAACCTACGACATACCTGTCAGTGATATTACGGAAGCCAATGAAATATCCCCGGCTGATACGCTCGTTGTCGGACAGGCTCTCGTCATACCGATCGTCGGCCGGTATTATTGGGTGCAGCCGGGAGACACTTTGACCTCTATCGCACAACGATTCGGTACCACCGTAGCGACCTTGGCATCCGTTAACAGGCTGGATCCCGGCGGAATCTTGAGCGTCGGCTTACGCCTCTACATACCGCCGGTACCCAAGCGCAGTGCGGAAATTAACGCTTACATCGAACCGCGGGGAACCACAGTATCGGCTGCCCTCATCCAATCGGCGAGAGAGGCGGCGCCTCATCTGACCTACCTTGCTCCATTCAGCTTCCGGATCAATCGCGACGGAACATTGACAGCGCCGCCGCTCGGTAATCTGCGGACAATTGCAGAGCAGAACAACGTTACCCTGATGATGGTCGTCACCAATCTGGAAGAGGATCAATTCAGCGCCGAGCTGGGGCGGATTATTCTGACTGACGAGCAGATTCAGAACCGGCTGCTGGATACCATCATCGAAACGGCCAACCGGCTTAATTTTCGCGATATTCATTTCGATATTGAGCATTTGCGCCCGGAGGACAGAGCAGCGTACAACCGCTTTCTGCGCAAAGCGGCGGCCCGCATTCATCAACAAGGATTCTTGATGTCCACTGCCCTGGCACCCAAAACAAGCGCAACTCAGGTAGGCGAATGGTACGAGGCTCACGATTATAAGGCCCATGGGGAAATCGCCGATTTCGTCGTCATCATGACGTATGAGTGGGGCTACAGCGGTGGACCGCCTATGGCGGTATCGCCAATCGGTCCGGTAAGGGATGTCCTGGAATATGCGATCAGCGAAATGCCCGCTTCCAAGATCATGATGGGTCAAAATCTGTACGGCTACGACTGGACATTGCCTTATGTCCCCGGCGGCCCCTATGCGAGAGCGCTCAGTCCGCAGCAAGCCATCGCTCTTGCACGCACTCGCAATGCGAGGATCGAATACGATACCGAGGCGCAGGCTCCGTTCTTCCGGTATTGGGATGATAACCGCAAAGAACATATCGTCTGGTTCGAGGACGCCCGTTCGATCCAGGCCAAGTTCAATTTGCTCAAGGAGCTCGGCTTACGCGGGATCAGCTACTGGAAGCTTGGCCTCAGCTTCCCGCAGAACTGGCTGCTCATCGACGACAATTTCAATGTCGTGAAGCGTCCGGCGGCGGCCGGGCAGTCCTGATCCTTCCCACAGCCAAGAAAGGGACCCTTCGCGGGTCCCTTTATCTGTTCGCATGCTTACGCTTCAATCTCCCCGAATGAATGTGCTTACATTTGAACTCATATCAACTATAGCTTCCGCAATTATTAAATTGGATGTTTGTTTTTCAACCGTGTATTTATTAAGAAGTTCATTGGTTTCGGCCTCGTCTGGTCATGCCCGGCGGTTACGCGGCCGGTGGCATTAGATCTGGTCTAGGGTATGAAATCGGCGGTTATCTTTTGTACCGCGCGGCCTCAAGTCGCATGCCTTCCCCGCCTAAAGCCCAGAAGCAAAAACCGCCGCAGGACCGTTTTGCGAGAATCCCCTGTGCTCTAGAATAAAGCTATAGAAACGACGAATGATGAATGATTTGAAGGGAGATTTAAGCGATGAACAAATTATATCGCTCCAGAACGGACAGCAAGGTCTCGGGCTTATGCGGCGGGATCGGCCAGTACCTCGGCATCGATTCAACAATAGTGAGGCTGCTCATGATCGTACTCGCTGTGTTCAGCTTGGGAACCATCGTGCTGATTTACTTGGTCGCCAGCGTCATTGTTCCCAAGGCGCCCTACGAGGAATTCGCAGGTTATGATCCGTTTCGATTCAACCATTACAATTAGCTCAGCCGTCAACAAACCGACATAACAAAGGAGAATGAACAATGGGAGTATTAAACAGACTTATCGATATGACGAAAGCAGCCGTAAACGAGCTGATGGATAAGCTTGAAGATCCGGCGATGATGTTGAACCATTATGTACGCAATATGCAGGGTGAAATCGATGCGGCGCAGGCCGAGCTTCATAAGCAGGAGGCCATGGTTCGAGGATTTCAGCAGCAATCGGAGGAAGCGGCGCGTCTTGCCGATCTGTACGACGCGAAAGCGCTGGAGGCGATGGCTGCCGGTTATGAGGCGAGCGCCCGGGAGGCCCTTGCGGCAAAGCTGCATTACGCCGAGAAATCGCGCGAATATAGCGCCTGGCTCGAGAGCGCGAAGTCCCGAATCGCCGAGCTGACGCGCCGGATCGAAGAGGCCAAAGCGGAGCTGTCCGTCATGCAGAAGAAGCGCGACGAGCTCATTACCCGCGTGCAGCAAACGGCGGCTAAAACCCATCAAGCGATGCCCAGCTTCAGCTGCGGCTTTGATGAAGGATCGGCGTCGCGCGGGTTTCAGCGCATGGAAGAGAAGATTCTGCAGTGGGAAGCTCATGCCGAGCTGAGAAGAACGCCTTACGGTTATAACTATGCTGGCGCTCCGGCAGCAGCCGGCACTGTTTCCGAGCAAGCTGCCGATCCATCGAAGGAAGCTCTGATCAATGAGCAGCTGGAGCAGCTGCGTAAACGGATGCCTGCAGCGGAATAAAGTCGCAGCAAATCCGTTCCCGGTGGAATGCATATACCTCTCATATAAAGAAAACGAGCGTGAGGATTCTCACGCTCGTTTCTTTATGCCGTTAAAAGTACCCACCGGGATCAACAATTTGCAGCATCAATGCCGTCAAATCATTGCGTGAATCCTTCTTCCCGCAAGTACTCCTCGGCTTCTTCATAAGTTTCAAAAACCATTTCCAGATTAAGGCCCGCGTAAATGTACCACAAGCCGTCCTCAAGTCTAAGGTCCAGCGATTGACTATCCGGACCGGTCCATCTCGCGCCCTGTCCGTCGTCGCTCCGGGCTGCTTTCTTTCTTTTGCTTATCGCGGGCGCCTCCGGAACTTTAATGGATAGCGAACGGATCGACTCGCCAATCAGCTCACGCAGAGCATCCGCGTCCAATTCACGGATGTTGACGAAGCCCTTCTCGTCGGTCTCATACCCCCGCAGCAGCCCTGCATAAACGAAGCCATTGCCGTTCGGGTGCAGATGAAAGACAACGATCTTCTTATCGTGTGCGCTTTCTTCATAATGGAAGTTGACGCGTCCAAGCGAAACGTCCCGCCGCTGCAGCTCGGGAAAAGTCTCGATAATCGCAAGCTTTTGTTCAAAACTAAGCATCAATGCCTCCGCGGTATAGTTCATTTTTGCTGGTGATTATATCATACCGCTTGCTTGCGATACAAATTTAATATGTCGGCGGCAAAAGAAAAAGGCCGCCCCTCTGACCAACCTGCAGGTCAGTATCCGAATGGGGACAGCCTTCGTATATATCAGGCAGTCGCTTTACGAAGCAGTAAATAGGAAGTCAATGCATATACGGCAACTGGTGGAATCAACCACAGAGCAAGCCCGAATGCATTTTGATCCGCCACCCATATCCATATATTGTCCCACCAACCCAAGAACGTAATCGAATACCCTGCAATTGTGAAGATGAGAAATGACCCAATTGAGAACACATACATGCCGAGCCGGCCAAACCGCCGGTGGACGCTGGATATGGCGAACCCGAGATAATAGGCGTGCAGCAATAAAATAAAGAAGATGAACAGATTCTGGGGAGCCGAACCATCACTCAAATAAGGAAGGTTGAAAAAATGCAGCTCAGTGCTCCACGCATCCGTCCATTTCTCAATGAGCGATAAGATGAGCAGCAGAATCGCCGTGGCCGCACTGGCCAGTACAATCATCGAGGCCGTTCCGATATAAAAATCCTTTCGACGCACACTCAGACCGAGTGCAAAAGGGAAGGTTTGCGTCAAGGTGAGAATACCGGCGACAAGCATATATATCAGAATCGAGAAAAGTCCGCCTGTATATATCGGTTCTTCAGTTAGCGAGCCGATTATCAGATTCACCAGAAAGCTGGACATTAAAATGATCGAAGGAATATAGAACCACATCCACTTGTCGCGAAGATGCATTTGTAATACGCCTGCCGCTCGATTCATCGTACATTCGCCGCCTTTCTTTCGGAATTTCCGTTCGTCAGATGGACGATCAGCTGCTGCAAGGATACCGGAGCGATCTCCAGACCCAGCAATTCGGCTTCCTTCCGGTCCAGCGCATCCAAATTCCCCATAACGGTAATTGAAGCCATTCCACCAAGCAGTGAGCGGTCAATGATGTCTTTGCCAGCTGTGAAGGAATCAACCTTGGGTGCCGACCCCATAACAGTAAACGCCCGGCTGCGAAGCGCTTCGGCGTCCTCGTTCATGATCAGCCTGCCGTTATCAATGACTATGACATGCTCCAAGATCCGGCTAACCTCATCGATCAGATGTGTCGACAGAAGGACGGTTCGCGGATGCTCCGCATAATCTTCGATCAAACGGTCGTAAAACAAGCTTCTGGCCACGGCATCAAGACCCAAGTAGGGTTCATCGAAAATAGTAAGCGGCGATCGGCTGGCGAGACCGACGATAATCCCGACCGAGGAGAGCATTCCTCTGGACAGCTTCTTCATTTTGCGCTTGAGCGGAAGCCGAAACTCATCAGCCAGCGAATATGCAAGGTCCCGCTCCCAGTTGGGAAATAAAATTGCGGACGTCTCAAGCACGTCAACAACGCGAAAGCTGTCCGGATACTTCTGGCTTTCTTTGATGAAGCATATCCGGCTGAGTACACGGTTATTCTCATATGGGTTTTCGCCAAACACCTTCAGCTCTCCGCTTGTGGCAAACAGCTGTGCCGTGAGCATATGCATGATTGTCGTCTTACCTGCGCCGTTTCTACCGAGCAAGCCGTAAATTTTATCCGGCTCCAGTGTAAAGCTGACCTCATTCACCGCAGCTGCACTTCCGTATGACTTAGTTAACCGGGTCACTTCGACAACACTATTCATTGTGATGTATCCCCTCTCTTGATCATATCCGTCAATTGTTCCGCCGTGATCCCGAGCTTCTTGGATTCGCGGATCATCGTCACGACATACTGCTCGAAAAACAGCTCTTTCCTTTTCTCCATCAATTCCGCCCGGGCGCCCTCCGCCACAAACATGCCAATCCCTCGCTTTTTGTACAAAATACCTTGATCCACGAGCAAATTCACGCCTTTAGCCGCCGTAGCCGGATTGATCTGGTAGAAGGCTGCAAATTGAGTCGTCGAAGGAACCTGCGATTCCTCCGGCAAAATCCCTTCAATGATGTCATCCTCGATCCGTTCGGCAATTTGCATGAAAATCGGGCGTCCTTCATCGATAACTAATCCCATCACCACACCACCACATTGGTTAGTTACTTGTGTAACTAACTATATAACCGTTCAGAATCTTTGTCAACAATTATTTTCCCTTTTTTCTCCATCTCAGTTGGCTGTTGGTATTTATGCCTTATAAGCCGTTTTCCCAGCAATTATTTGGGGTAAACTAATACAATCCCAATACGATGAAGGCGGCGAATCACATGAGTAAGGATCAAACGGAACATGACGAAAATAACGAAATATATAACGATACCTCCAATACAGATGCAGGAATTAATACGCCGAAGGAACGCGAAGATTCCAGTCCGTTGGATATGGTCAGCGGCGCCGTAAAGGAGATGGTTGATAACGTACAGCGGGCGTTCGGAGGCGATCCGCAGCCGGATAATAAGGAAACGGACTCCTATAAAAGATAGAATCCTTCGCATGAAGGAACGAAGCTATCGAGACGGAAACGGCTAGTGCCTACCTTGCAGCCGAATTGTTTCAAAAAAAAACCAGCTGCGGCAACAAAATCGCTGCACGCTGCTGGTTTTTTGGTATGAGCGGTCTCTACAAGGGATTCACCCGCACCGCCGCTTGTTTGCCGCTTACCTGTATGCCCGTATCCTTCTTGCCGGAGGCGGCCAGATGCTTCAGCATCCGTTCCAGCAGTTCTTTAGCCTTCGGCCCCTCTTTACCCTGCAGGCGGATAACGAGCTGCACGGCATTCCCTGATGCCAGCAGCTTCTCGCACTGCCGCAGCTTCGTATCATAATCGTGTTCTTCAATATTCGCCGTAAGCCGAATCTCCTTCACCTTGGCGGGCTGATCTTTCCTTTGAGCTTCCCGCTTCTCCGCTAAGGAGTTCTGCTTGGCCGCTCCCCTGCTTATCAGCTTGCACGGAGGGGGGCTGCTCATCAGTGAGGTGCACACGAGGTCCACCTTCAGTTTTTTGGCCAGCGCGAGCGCCTCGCTTGTCGGCACAACTCCCAGATCCTCTCCGTTCAATCCGGTTAATAGAACCTCCGACGCTTTGATTTTCTCATTAAGAATCACAGATCCGCCCCTCCGTTTCTCGGAGGCGCCGTCGACTCGCGCACGACCAATTCTACAGGTTCTATCAGAACCGGCGGAAGGATGTTCGGATTACGGATCATATCGATTAATTGGTTCACAACCTTCTCACCGATAGCGAAAATCTTCTGGTTCACGGTTGTCAGTCCCGGCTTCACAATGGATGCGAAAGATGTATTATCGAACCCGACAACAGAAATGTCGTCCGGTACCTTCAAGCCTGCATTCTGCACCGCATTCATCACCCCGATTGCCATCACGTCTGAGGTGCATACGACAGCTGTCGGCCGGTCCTTCAGCTTCATTAAATTTTGCATAGCTGAGTAACCGCCTTCAATATTAAAGCTGGTAATTTCCAAATAATTCGCATAATAGGGAAGCTTAAACTGCTGCAGCCCCTGTTGATACCCCTCAAACCGTGAGCGGCCGGCCACATACCCGAGATTACCGGATACAAAGGCGATTTTCTGGTGTCCGAGCCCAGTAAGATGCTCCATCACTTGCATGATGCCGCTGCGGTTATCCGCGGTTATATAGCCTGCCCGTCTCCCGATCAAATCGGTATCGACAAACATGGTGGGGATCTCGGCTTCAATTAAATCCGTTAACATTTTATTGTCTCGTCCGATGCCAAACACGACCATGCCGTCCACATTCCGGCTGGAGCAATGGCGAATGACGGAATATTCGGGGTTATTGAAATCTGCCGAGAGATGCAAAAGATCGTAGCCGCTCGACTCCAGCGACTTCTTCATACCGGCCATGAGCTCGGAAACAAATGGGTTGGTCATAATATTGTAGAGCAGGATACCGACTGTCCAAGATCGTTTCTTGACTAGACCCCGGGCAACAACATTGGGCTCGTAACGGAGCAGGTTGATCGATTCGTTTACTTTCTTTCGCGTCTTCGCGCTGACGTCCGAGTAATTGTTAATGACCTTGGAAACGGTCGTTACAGAGACTCCGGCATGCTTGGCCACATCGGTAATCGAAGTCATGGGATCACTTCACCTCAACAATCAGATAACTGCAAAATACATTTCCTATCATTATACTTCTTTTATGCAGGTATGACGAAAGCCCAAATATTTATACTGTCTTATAACTGAATAGAAAAGGGTCGTCTTCACTTGACGACCCTCCCATTATTACTTATTTTACGCCGAGCTTTTGTTTCAACTCGTCTTTGGCGACTTTCACTTTCTTCTCGATGTCGTCGGCGATTTGCTGCAAGGCCGCCTTCGAATCCTTGTTCTTGTCGATTGCATCCGTAATGCCTTTGTTCCACACATCGCCTGCATCCTTATCAAGCGGCGTTTGAACCCAAATATTTTGAATTTTTTGCGTCATCGGGTTCCAGATCTCGTTTGGTTTTTGATCGCCCAGCATGTCGTTTGTGTAGTTCAAGATGGTCGGGAATGACCACGCCGGGATATAGCCCGGGGAACCGCCGTTGTCGACATTCGCCTGCACCCCTTCGTCGGTAGCAAGGGTAAACCTGATGTATTCCCACGCAAGCTCTTTGTTTTTACTTTGCGAAAGGATCGAGAGCGTAGAACCGCCGTTGCCGGCAGCTGTTCCGAGAGGCAGAGACGTCGTGCGCCACTTGCCTTTCGATTCGGGAGCGGCATCGCGAATCGAACCCAGAATCCATGGTCCGTAATACACCATTGCGATTTTGCCGGATGCTACCGCTTGTTTGCCCGGATCGCTCCAGAACGCGCTGTTATTGAATGAGAGACCAAGCTGTTTCACCTTCTTGGCAAGGTCAAGGCCATGAGCATATTCGTCCGTATTGCGGACATAATTCAGGCTGCGGTCAAAGAATCCATTGCCCGCTGTATAGATGTCCATAATCGTCGTGTTGCCTTCAAGTATGTAAATCCCTTTAGCTTTCAAAGCTTGCGCCATGTTAAGGAAGTTCTCTTCACTTGCCATATAATCCGCCAGTTCCTTCGGATCGGACGGGAAGCCGTTCTCTTCCAGGATGTCGGAGCGGTAGAAAGTCGCCATTGGAGGCATATCCCACGGCAAACCGAGCAGCTTCTGTCCATCGAGCGACAGCCAGCGGTTCCAGTTTCCTTCCGTCCAGTTATTCTTCAGATCTCCTGCGTTGTAAGGCGCCTGAAGCAAGTCTTCCAAGCCCTCGCTTGTATTAAGCGTCGACATGAAGCTACCTTCGACCATCGCAACGTCCGGTCCCCCGTTACCCGCAGCGATTGATGTTTTCAAATTCTTCTGCATATCGTCCCAGCTGAGAATTTGGAAATTCAATTTGACATTCGGGTATTTCTTCGTAAAAGCCGCATTCATCGGCTCCATCGTGTTCGTAGCAAACGTCCAGATTGTAAGCTCACCGGATAGCTCCTTCGGCGCATCTGCCGGCGGTTCTTCCTTGGCCGGCTCCGCAGCCGGTTTATTCGCGTTGGTCTTGTCGCCCTCCGCTGCCGGCTTGGAACCCTCTTCGGTTTTATTGCCGCCGCCGCCGCAAGCGCTGAGCAGTAAACTAAGCGAAAGAACAAAAACAAGCATAAGTACAAAGCTCTTTTTCATACGTCCACCTCATTCATCTTATTGGAAGTACTGACTTTCCCCTCTTGAAACAATTATAAAATCCGCAGCCTGCCTTGCCCTATCCAATGAAGACGCGGTTTCGGATGCAGCCGCCGTCTCCGCCTCACCCCCTCTCATAGAAGCGTCCGCCGCCGCGGGCAAGCTTTGAGCATTAATCGCCTGCCAAGCCGGCGCGCTCCACACTCTCAACGAAGTAACGCTGCGTGAACAGGTAGAGAAGCAGCATGGGTAAAATAGTAATAAGCGAACCCGCCATGACACGGTTAGCGAAGGTCGGCGCCAGTCCTACCATGTTTACGGTCAACGTACCGAGCCCCTGCTGCATCTCCTGCTCGCCCTGCCCGTCCATAACGGCCAGATTTTGCATCAGATTGAATTTATCGGACAGCATCGTAAACAGATTCGGCTGAAACAGGTCGTTCCAATGCCATACGAGCGAGAATAGAAAGACGACCAGCATGGCGGACCTCGCCAAGGGCAGCATGACGGACCAGAATGTGCGGAACGCCCCCGCTCCGTCGATTCGCGCGGCTTCCTCAAGCTGGTGCGGCAGCCCTCGGAAGAATTGCAAGAAAATCAGGACGAACAGCGCCCCCCGCAGACCATGCCCAAGAACCGGCGGCACGATAAACGGGAAGTAAGTGTTGATCCAGTTCAAATCGCTGAAAAACATATACAGCGGCACAATAATCGTTTGCGGCGGCACCAGAAATGTGAAGAGCACAAGCCCGAGCATGATCGAGTATCCTGGAAAGCGGTACCTTGCAAAGCCATAACCGATGACCGCGCAGCTGAAAATCTGGATAATGGCCGGTACAAGCGAGGTCACTACGCTATTGACGAAGGCACCCATATATTTCAGATCGATGTATGCGTACTGGAAATTGTCAAACGACAACTCCTTCGGAATCCACTGCACTGCCGCATCCGTCAGATCGGAGGACTGCATAAGCGATTTGCTGATCAAATAAAGCATGGGATACAGGAAGACGAACGAAAGGCTGTACAGCATCACATAATGAAACAATACGGAGAAGAAAGTGCGACTCTGACGTTTGACCGCCGGCGCCATCGTCAATGCCCTCTTGCGGCTTAATTCCAACCTTTGCAGCCGGGCCCCGGCCGGTTTATCGCTAACTTGCACGTCATCATCCCCTTCCCTTCAGGCTGTTACGGAACAGCGTCAGAACCAGGCCGATAACCGCAAACGCGATAATGAAATAGATCCAGCCAAGCGCCGATCCGTATCCGAATTGTAAATTTTGAAATACCACCGTCTGCATGTACTCCATGACGCCGTTGCCCGGTTTCGTAAACGAGTTGACGATGCTGAACAGCGTGTTAACAAGGATCATCGGCGTAATCATCGGAAACGTAATTTTCCAGAAGCTTTCCCAGGGCGTCGCGCCATCCACCTTGGCCGCTTCGTACAGTTGAACCGATATGGACTGCAGGCCTGCAAGAAAGATCAGAATCTGAACGCCGGAGTCCCACATCGAAACGGTCAGCGAGTCCAGTGCTTTAAGGAGCGGCAGGAGGATCTGAACCGGGATGATATCGGTGAGCCGGGTGGCCAGATCGTACTGCGCGAAAATCGGCAGCGTTGCGGCTCCGTCTTCGCGCAGCTTTGTAAGCACCGATCCGGAAGCGATAATGACAGGCAGGAAGAAAATACCCCTGAACAGCATACGCCCCCGGAAATTGCGATTTAATAGCAGGGCGCTGAACATCGCGAAGATCAGAATGAGCGGCACTTGGATGAGCAGCGATGCGACTGTCTCGATAAGCTTAGGGGTAAAGTCGACATCCACCGTAAATGCCCTTCGGAAGTTTTCCAGGCCGACATATGTCGCCTTTAGACCTTCCGTTTTCACTTCAAGACTTTGAAAAGCGTAATAAAGAGATTTACCGAGCGGTACGGCCATGAACAGCAGAAACCCGATTAACCACGGTAAAGTGAATGCATAACCTTCCAAATAGTGCCGGGTTTTCATCGAGAACGGTTTCCTCATGCGCCGCCTCCTTTCGTTACGGAATAGCCATAGGCTTCAAGCTGCATGCCGTCTACCTGGACCGGCTTCCGGTTATAGTTGACGGTTACGTAAGTTCCGTCCTCGTATGTTGTGCGGTATACGTTCTTTTGAAGCTGCTCGTGACCAATGATGGCCTGTTTCGATACTTTTCCGACAACATCCGAAACAATGCGGTATACATCAATCGCCTGATCGGTCCAATCATCGTAACGGCCGCTAAACAGGGAATCGAACGGGGTCCGTTTCAGTTCGGACGGATCGGCGTATGTCAGCTCATAGCTCGGCATAGCGCCGTATTCCAGCAGCCGGAGCAGATGAACGCGCGGGTCGTCCTGCAGGTTGAACGGCTCCGCCGTATAGGGAATGAGTCCATGGACGACGATTTGGTAGAACGGCACGGCCCTATCCATATATACAAATTGACTGGAATCGATCGGCGCTCCGTCGATCCGGTCGACCCGGCCGAAAGCATAGGCAAAGCCGTAATCTGTCGCTGCATGCCCTGTTTTCTCACGCATCAGCTCCATAGACTTCTGCCAAATGCCGATTGTTTGCCCCCGTCGGAACGGCGGGAACGGAGCATGATCGGAGTAAACGGTGCTGCCCATATTTTCAAGCACAACGCCGTCCGCGCCGACCTGGGCATATTTGTCCGCCTCTTCCGAAATGTAGTGATCAAAAACGCGCTGCGGTTTTAACAAATAGAACGTATCGCCTGACATTTGATGGTTATCCAGCCAAGGGCGGTACACCTTCATCACTTCATTGTTGAGGCCCCTGACCGCATCCCGGGAAGCCTTTACCTCATCGGTCGTCGTATAAGGCTTCACATAATTCGCTTTCAAATACAGCGCAATGCCTTTGCCCTTCAAGTAGTCGGCCAGCTTCTTCAATTCCTTGTTCCCGCCAAGCTTGCCCTCCGCCGGGAACTGCTTAGGCTGCTCTCCGTACTTGCCGCCGTCCGACCAGGCGTCGTATGTCACCTCGAGCGATGTCACGCCCTTCTTCAGGAACCCGTCGACGATCGTTCTTGCCTGCTCGAATGTCGTCATTTGGATGA
This is a stretch of genomic DNA from Paenibacillus sp. sptzw28. It encodes these proteins:
- a CDS encoding glycoside hydrolase family 18 protein, producing the protein MQIHVVESGQSLFRIAQTYDIPVSDITEANEISPADTLVVGQALVIPIVGRYYWVQPGDTLTSIAQRFGTTVATLASVNRLDPGGILSVGLRLYIPPVPKRSAEINAYIEPRGTTVSAALIQSAREAAPHLTYLAPFSFRINRDGTLTAPPLGNLRTIAEQNNVTLMMVVTNLEEDQFSAELGRIILTDEQIQNRLLDTIIETANRLNFRDIHFDIEHLRPEDRAAYNRFLRKAAARIHQQGFLMSTALAPKTSATQVGEWYEAHDYKAHGEIADFVVIMTYEWGYSGGPPMAVSPIGPVRDVLEYAISEMPASKIMMGQNLYGYDWTLPYVPGGPYARALSPQQAIALARTRNARIEYDTEAQAPFFRYWDDNRKEHIVWFEDARSIQAKFNLLKELGLRGISYWKLGLSFPQNWLLIDDNFNVVKRPAAAGQS
- a CDS encoding PspC domain-containing protein, with translation MNKLYRSRTDSKVSGLCGGIGQYLGIDSTIVRLLMIVLAVFSLGTIVLIYLVASVIVPKAPYEEFAGYDPFRFNHYN
- a CDS encoding PspA/IM30 family protein; this encodes MGVLNRLIDMTKAAVNELMDKLEDPAMMLNHYVRNMQGEIDAAQAELHKQEAMVRGFQQQSEEAARLADLYDAKALEAMAAGYEASAREALAAKLHYAEKSREYSAWLESAKSRIAELTRRIEEAKAELSVMQKKRDELITRVQQTAAKTHQAMPSFSCGFDEGSASRGFQRMEEKILQWEAHAELRRTPYGYNYAGAPAAAGTVSEQAADPSKEALINEQLEQLRKRMPAAE
- a CDS encoding ABC transporter ATP-binding protein: MNSVVEVTRLTKSYGSAAAVNEVSFTLEPDKIYGLLGRNGAGKTTIMHMLTAQLFATSGELKVFGENPYENNRVLSRICFIKESQKYPDSFRVVDVLETSAILFPNWERDLAYSLADEFRLPLKRKMKKLSRGMLSSVGIIVGLASRSPLTIFDEPYLGLDAVARSLFYDRLIEDYAEHPRTVLLSTHLIDEVSRILEHVIVIDNGRLIMNEDAEALRSRAFTVMGSAPKVDSFTAGKDIIDRSLLGGMASITVMGNLDALDRKEAELLGLEIAPVSLQQLIVHLTNGNSERKAANVR
- a CDS encoding GntR family transcriptional regulator, whose translation is MGLVIDEGRPIFMQIAERIEDDIIEGILPEESQVPSTTQFAAFYQINPATAAKGVNLLVDQGILYKKRGIGMFVAEGARAELMEKRKELFFEQYVVTMIRESKKLGITAEQLTDMIKRGDTSQ
- the infC gene encoding translation initiation factor IF-3; this encodes MILNEKIKASEVLLTGLNGEDLGVVPTSEALALAKKLKVDLVCTSLMSSPPPCKLISRGAAKQNSLAEKREAQRKDQPAKVKEIRLTANIEEHDYDTKLRQCEKLLASGNAVQLVIRLQGKEGPKAKELLERMLKHLAASGKKDTGIQVSGKQAAVRVNPL
- a CDS encoding LacI family DNA-binding transcriptional regulator, which encodes MTSITDVAKHAGVSVTTVSKVINNYSDVSAKTRKKVNESINLLRYEPNVVARGLVKKRSWTVGILLYNIMTNPFVSELMAGMKKSLESSGYDLLHLSADFNNPEYSVIRHCSSRNVDGMVVFGIGRDNKMLTDLIEAEIPTMFVDTDLIGRRAGYITADNRSGIMQVMEHLTGLGHQKIAFVSGNLGYVAGRSRFEGYQQGLQQFKLPYYANYLEITSFNIEGGYSAMQNLMKLKDRPTAVVCTSDVMAIGVMNAVQNAGLKVPDDISVVGFDNTSFASIVKPGLTTVNQKIFAIGEKVVNQLIDMIRNPNILPPVLIEPVELVVRESTAPPRNGGADL
- a CDS encoding extracellular solute-binding protein yields the protein MKKSFVLMLVFVLSLSLLLSACGGGGNKTEEGSKPAAEGDKTNANKPAAEPAKEEPPADAPKELSGELTIWTFATNTMEPMNAAFTKKYPNVKLNFQILSWDDMQKNLKTSIAAGNGGPDVAMVEGSFMSTLNTSEGLEDLLQAPYNAGDLKNNWTEGNWNRWLSLDGQKLLGLPWDMPPMATFYRSDILEENGFPSDPKELADYMASEENFLNMAQALKAKGIYILEGNTTIMDIYTAGNGFFDRSLNYVRNTDEYAHGLDLAKKVKQLGLSFNNSAFWSDPGKQAVASGKIAMVYYGPWILGSIRDAAPESKGKWRTTSLPLGTAAGNGGSTLSILSQSKNKELAWEYIRFTLATDEGVQANVDNGGSPGYIPAWSFPTILNYTNDMLGDQKPNEIWNPMTQKIQNIWVQTPLDKDAGDVWNKGITDAIDKNKDSKAALQQIADDIEKKVKVAKDELKQKLGVK
- a CDS encoding carbohydrate ABC transporter permease, which produces MQVSDKPAGARLQRLELSRKRALTMAPAVKRQSRTFFSVLFHYVMLYSLSFVFLYPMLYLISKSLMQSSDLTDAAVQWIPKELSFDNFQYAYIDLKYMGAFVNSVVTSLVPAIIQIFSCAVIGYGFARYRFPGYSIMLGLVLFTFLVPPQTIIVPLYMFFSDLNWINTYFPFIVPPVLGHGLRGALFVLIFLQFFRGLPHQLEEAARIDGAGAFRTFWSVMLPLARSAMLVVFLFSLVWHWNDLFQPNLFTMLSDKFNLMQNLAVMDGQGEQEMQQGLGTLTVNMVGLAPTFANRVMAGSLITILPMLLLYLFTQRYFVESVERAGLAGD
- a CDS encoding carbohydrate ABC transporter permease encodes the protein MRKPFSMKTRHYLEGYAFTLPWLIGFLLFMAVPLGKSLYYAFQSLEVKTEGLKATYVGLENFRRAFTVDVDFTPKLIETVASLLIQVPLILIFAMFSALLLNRNFRGRMLFRGIFFLPVIIASGSVLTKLREDGAATLPIFAQYDLATRLTDIIPVQILLPLLKALDSLTVSMWDSGVQILIFLAGLQSISVQLYEAAKVDGATPWESFWKITFPMITPMILVNTLFSIVNSFTKPGNGVMEYMQTVVFQNLQFGYGSALGWIYFIIAFAVIGLVLTLFRNSLKGRG